The following is a genomic window from Opitutus sp. ER46.
TGAACCGCGAAAGGCGCGAAGGAACGCGAAAATCTGGCGTGGCTGATCGCGAGCGATGAATGCGGGTGTGGCGGCGACCACCGCCCGTTTTCGCGGCTCGGTTCGCGGCCTTTCGCGGTGACCTGACCCTGGTATGGAGGACTTAGGCGGCTGGGGGCTTAAACCGAGATAACTAGCCAAATCTGGCTAGTTACGGGGGCTAACTAGCCAGATTTGGCTAGTTATCTCGGACGAGCGACGCTTTCGGCGGCGGGTGGTTCGCGTCCCCGGGCGCGGACGGTCACCATAAAACGGCGCGGGCGATTTTCGTCGGGTGCCTGCGCGCTTGAGTGCGCCACAGCGGTCAGGCGCAGGCGGCGGGGCGCGGGGCCGGCGGTTTAGTTCCGACCACGCACGAGACGGCGCGACGACTCGGCGCGCCGCTGCGAGGCAATCCGGCCGGAGGCCTGCGGCGACCAGACCAGACCTGCGTCGCGATCCACTGGAGACCGCGCGGCGATCCGTGGCGCGGCGATCCAACCGGGACGCAACTCACACCGCGGGTTCGGCGGCGGGGGTGGGGGCGTTCGCGGCGGGGGCGGGCGTGCTCGGGGCGGGGAAACGGAGGACGAAGCGGGCGCCGCCGGCGGGGGCGTCTTCGATCGCGATCGTGCCGCCGTGGGCTTCAACGATCGCCTTCACCATGCTGAGGCCGAGGCCGAGGCCGCGCTGGGAACGGCTGGCGTCGCCGCGGTACAGTCGGCGGAATACGGCCTCACGTTCGGCCAGCGGCACGCCGGGACCGTTGTCGGTCACGCTGAGCTCCACGCCTTCGGCCCCGATGCGGCCGGCCAGCGTGACCTTGCCGCTGGCAGGCGTGTATTTCAGCGCGTTGTCGACGAGATTGTTGATCGCCTGGCCAAGCCGGATCGCGTCCGCGTCGAACTCCACGGGCGCCGGGGCGTCGACTGTGATCGTGATCCGCTTCTCCTCGGCGACTTCGCGGTAGAGGTCGGCGGCGCGATCAAGCGCGGTGCGGACGTCGTGGCGTTCCCGATGCAGCTTCAGCGCGCCGGCTTCGGCGGCGGAGATGTCGAGCAACGCCTCCAGCAGGTGCAGCACCCGGTCGGACTCGTCCACGCAATCGGCCAGCGCGTCGCGCGCCTGGGCGGCGTCACCCGAATCCTGCAACGCAAGTTCGGCGGTGCCGCGCAGGCGCGTCAGCGGGGTGCGCAGGTCGTGCGCGAGGTTGTCGAGCGTCTCGCGGAGGACGCGGACGTGCGCGGCGTTCTTGTCAAGGAGCGTGTTGAGCTGGCGGACGAGCTCGGCGAGTTCGCCGCGGCCGTTGGGGCCGGGGACGCGCGCGGCGAGGTCGCCGGTGTCGAGGATCCGGCGGGCGGTGTCGGACACGGCGCGCAGTGGGCGCGTCGAGCGCCAGGCGAGGATGGTGCCGACGAGGATGGAAACGAGCAGGGCGCCGGCGCCGACGCCGATGAACGCGCGCCGCAGCGGCGCGAGCAGGACGGCGGTGCTGTCAGTCAGCACGCCGACCTGCAGCAACCGGCCATCGTTGAGGCTGTGCGTGGCCATGGCGTAGTCGCGCAGGACGTTGGCCGTGGGCAGGCGCAGGGTGGGTGTCTCGCGGTTGAGGACGAACGGGCCGAAGGGCACCTGCTGCACCTGGGTTTCGATCCAGGACGGCGGCGCGCCGACCCAGTCGTAGGTGCTGTCGGGATTCACGATCCGGACGAAGTACGGCTGCGGGTCGCGGATCGAATCGATGGCGCGCTTGAGCAGGATGACGCCGCCGGCGTCGTAAGCGGCGGCGAACGTCTCGGCGCGCTTGGCGGCGTTCTGGCGCTCACGGCCCTCGAGCGAGTTGGCGAGGATCCAGTAGAGCACGCCGAAGAGCACCGCCGCGCACACGGCGAAGACCAGCGCGTATTGGACCGCGAGGCGGAACGCGAGGGACTGCCGGAGCCGCTCAAGCATGGGGCCGAAAAACGTAGCCGACGCCTCGCACCGTCTCGAGGCGCGTGTGGTCGGGATCTATTTTCGCGCGGAGCCGGGAGACGACGACGTCCACGACGTTGGTCTGCGGGTCGAAGCTGTAGTCCCAGACATGCTCGAGGATCATGGTCTTCGAAACGGGGCGGCCGGCGTGCCGCAGCAGGAACGCCAGCAGCGAGAACTCGCGCGGCTGCAGTTCCACGGGCTGGCCGGCGCAGGTAACCTCGCGGGTGACGAGGTCGAGCGTGACGTCGCCGGCGGTGAGGCGAGTGGCCTCCGGCGACTGGCTGGCGCGGCGGATGAGGGCCTGGACGCGCGCGAGGAGCTCGGAGAAGGCGAACGGCTTGGTAAGGTAGTCGTCGCCGCCGCTCTGGAGGCCGCGGATGCGATCGTCGACGGAACTCTTGGCGCTGAGGAAGAGGACGGGCGTGGTGCGGCGCGCGGCGCGGAGCCGGCGGACGAGGCTGATGCCGTCGAGCTTCGGCAGCATGATGTCGACGACGGCGGCGTCGTAGTCGGTCGACTCCAAGAGGGCCAGGCCGGTCTCGCCGTCGGGCGCGTGATCGACGGCGTAGCCGGCCTGTTTCAGGCCGCGGACCACGAACGAGGCGATCTTGGCATCATCTTCGACGATGAGGACGCGCATGGGGGGCGGAGGGAGGACGGAAGAAACGGAGGGGGGGACGGAGCGACGGAGGACGGAAGAATGGAGTACGGATCGAGGAGCCGCGAAGAACGGAGGCTGGAAGGAAGGAGGAAGATCGCGATGGAAGCGGGTCGCGGGATGCGGGACAAGGTCGGTGTTGGCGGGGCCCGAGGGGGGGCATCCGGCCGGCGGCGTCCGGCCGGTCTTTCTCTTACTCGTACTCTTTCTCTTTCTTCCCGAACGGATGGCTCGGAGGGGACGGATGGAACGGAGGGGACGGATGGCGCCGCGCGGGAGCGCGGCGCGAGAACGAGAACGGCCTTCGGAGTGGAGAGTGAGCCTTCGGAGTGAAAGTGAGAGTGAAGGTGAAAGTGGGGAGCCTTCGGAGTGAGAGAGGGAGTGGGGAGACGCTGATCCCGGGGGGGCGACCCTCAATCCCTCAATCCCTCAATCCCTCAATCCCTCAATCCCTTGAGAGTAAGAGAAAGAGGAAGAGTAAGAGAAAGAGTCCGGCGGACGCCGGAAGAGGAACGGTCCCGGCTCGTGCCCAACACCCCTGCTTGGCACGAACCGGGACCGGTTAACTAGCTAC
Proteins encoded in this region:
- a CDS encoding ATP-binding protein — translated: MLERLRQSLAFRLAVQYALVFAVCAAVLFGVLYWILANSLEGRERQNAAKRAETFAAAYDAGGVILLKRAIDSIRDPQPYFVRIVNPDSTYDWVGAPPSWIETQVQQVPFGPFVLNRETPTLRLPTANVLRDYAMATHSLNDGRLLQVGVLTDSTAVLLAPLRRAFIGVGAGALLVSILVGTILAWRSTRPLRAVSDTARRILDTGDLAARVPGPNGRGELAELVRQLNTLLDKNAAHVRVLRETLDNLAHDLRTPLTRLRGTAELALQDSGDAAQARDALADCVDESDRVLHLLEALLDISAAEAGALKLHRERHDVRTALDRAADLYREVAEEKRITITVDAPAPVEFDADAIRLGQAINNLVDNALKYTPASGKVTLAGRIGAEGVELSVTDNGPGVPLAEREAVFRRLYRGDASRSQRGLGLGLSMVKAIVEAHGGTIAIEDAPAGGARFVLRFPAPSTPAPAANAPTPAAEPAV
- a CDS encoding response regulator transcription factor translates to MRVLIVEDDAKIASFVVRGLKQAGYAVDHAPDGETGLALLESTDYDAAVVDIMLPKLDGISLVRRLRAARRTTPVLFLSAKSSVDDRIRGLQSGGDDYLTKPFAFSELLARVQALIRRASQSPEATRLTAGDVTLDLVTREVTCAGQPVELQPREFSLLAFLLRHAGRPVSKTMILEHVWDYSFDPQTNVVDVVVSRLRAKIDPDHTRLETVRGVGYVFRPHA